In one Lasioglossum baleicum chromosome 17, iyLasBale1, whole genome shotgun sequence genomic region, the following are encoded:
- the LOC143217535 gene encoding uncharacterized protein LOC143217535, with protein sequence MEEWEEHFRKVLGGVGWRVRRGEITGRRKDAERDIEIEEIRRVIKGLKDGKAAGGDGIPNEVWKYGGCEIEEWLMGVCNKVWRGEGWPEDWSEGVVIPVAKKGDSSVVENYRGITLTQTAYKIYAAVLAERLRQEVEGKINRQVKRKVRKLVILFVDLKAAFDTVNRDVLIRAMKIRGVREGLVERCEEVLMETKTDLDEELEKGCWGGVKLGDRKVFTLAYADDVAMLAESEDDMRGMIGVLERYLEGKRLELNTEKSKMMRCRRGGGRWKKMSWRWKGKVLEEVKEYRYLGYTITRDGGQRAHVEERLRKGAAAMGQIWAIGKRRFAKDWGRRLWLFDRLIWAVISYGVEIWGWKERAGLERLQERYLRWLLGVGKGHSRIR encoded by the exons ATGGAAGAATGGGAGGAGCATTTTAGGAAGGTATTGGGAGGGGTGGGATGGAGAGTTAGAAGGGGAGAAATAACGGGAAGAAGAAAGGACGCGGAAAGGGATATAGAGATAGAGGAAATTAGAAGGGTAATTAAGGGGCTGAAAGATGGGAAAGCCGCGGGAGGGGACGGAATCCCGAATGAAGTGTGGAAATATGGAGGTTGCGAGATAGAGGAGTGGTTAATGGGGGTGTGCAATAAGGTTTGGAGGGGGGAGGGATGGCCGGAGGATTGGTCAGAGGGGGTAGTGATACCAGTAGCAAAAAAAGGGGACAGTAGTGTTGTAGAGAACTACAGGGGGATAACTCTGACACAAACTGCTTACAAAATTTACGCGGCGGTGTTAGCGGAAAGGTTAAGACAAGAGGTGGAAGGGAAGA TAAATAGACAGGTGAAGAGAAAAGTAAGGAAGTTAGTTATATTGTTTGTGGACTTAAAGGCGGCATTTGACACTGTGAACAGGGATGTACTAATAAGGGCAATGAAGATAAGAGGGGTGAGGGAAGGGTTGGTGGAGAGGTGTGAGGAGGTATTAATGGAAACTAAAA CGGACTTGGATGAGGAGTTAGAGAAGGGGTGTTGGGGTGGGGTAAAGCTGGGTGATAGAAAAGTTTTCACACTGGCATACGCCGATGACGTGGCCATGCTAGCGGAAAGCGAAGATGATATGAGGGGCATGATCGGGGTATTAGAGAGATATCTGGAAGGGAAGAGACTAGAACTCAACACAGAGAAATCCAAGATGATGAGATGCAGAAGAGGTGGGGGGAGGTGGAAAAAAATGTCTTGGAGGTGGAAAGGGAAAGTGTTAGAAGAGGTAAAAGAATACAGGTATCTGGGTTACACGATTACAAGAGATGGGGGTCAAAGAGCTCATGTAGAGGAGAGGTTAAGGAAAGGGGCGGCAGCTATGGGACAAATATGGGCGATAGGAAAAAGGAGATTTGCCAAAGATTGGGGTAGGAGATTATggttattcgacagattaataTGGGCGGTGATAAGCTATGGGGTAGAAATATGGGGCTGGAAGGAGAGGGCAGGTCTAGAGAGACTTCAAgaaagatatttgagatggTTGCTAGGAGTAGGTAAAgggcatagccggataagatag